The Oncorhynchus clarkii lewisi isolate Uvic-CL-2024 chromosome 29, UVic_Ocla_1.0, whole genome shotgun sequence genome contains a region encoding:
- the LOC139387891 gene encoding collagen alpha-1(XXIII) chain-like isoform X2, producing MDGKPGGPGPMGSQGLSGTKGEKGDQGDMGPRGDQGQAGPPGPPGPPGSPGPRGPPGNTGKDGPRGPPGEQGPPGRDGIDGLEGLMGPPGQKGEDGQQGVPGSQGSPGLKGEQGSAGDQGRTGLDGLPGMKGLPGEKAVPGSYDNIGLGQVVQGLPGPPGPPGGQGSKGDSGSPGAPGADGDKGAKGDRGDDGMPGVVGEKGERGLMGQTGLAGADGKKGERGDSRFEDNLAQRISIPGPPGPPGPQGFMGLDGRPGPKGEPGEGVKGDKGDAGDKGPPGLRGTQGLPGSTGLVGLPGTKGGKGEQGLPGLDGFPGLMGQKGERGGRGDKGDRGMLGKKGLKGLKGEQGPPGLDQPCPVGRDGLPIPGCWHK from the exons GGTGACCAGGGTCAGGCTGGCCCCCCTGGACCCCCGGGGCCCCCTGGATCACCAGGGCCCAGAGGACCCCCTGGGAACACAGGGAAGGATGGGCCCAGAGGACCCCCTGGAGAGCAG GGTCCACCTGGTCGAGATGGAATCGATGGATTAGAG GGACTGATGGGTCCTCCTGGACAGAAG GGTGAGGATGGACAGCAGGGCGTGCCTGGATCACAGGGGTCTCCGGGGCTAAAG GGGGAGCAGGGGTCTGCTGGTGACCAGGGCAGGACTGGCCTTGATGGACTACCAGGGATGAAG GGCTTACCAGGAGAGAAGGCTGTTCCTGGCTCCTATGACAACATCGGCCTTGGCCAAGTCGTTCAG GGTCTCCCAGGGCCACCAGGGCCCCCAGGAGGCCAAGGGTCAAAG GGAGACTCAGGCTCACCTGGTGCACCTGGAGCTGATGGGGATAAG GGAGCCAAAGGGGATAGAGGTGATGATGGGATGCCTGGAGTggtaggggagaagggagagcgaGGCCTGATGGGCCAAACTGGGCTCGCG ggaGCTGACGGTAagaagggagagcgaggggatTCAAGGTTTGAGGACAATCTG GCCCAGAGGATCTCTATCCCAGGCCCTCCAGGGCCTCCCGGGCCCCAGGGTTTCATG GGACTTGATGGAAGGCCTGGCCCCAAG GGGGAACCAGGTGAGGGAGTGAAAGGAGATAAGGGGGATGCAGGCGACAAAGGTCCTCCTGGGTTAAGG GGTACCCAGGGTCTTCCAGGTTCTACGGGATTGGTTGGTCTCCCTGGCACCAAAGGGGGAAAG GGAGAGCAAGGATTGCCGGGATTAGAT GGTTTCCCCGGGCTGATGGGAcaaaagggggagagggggggcagaggAGACAAG ggTGACAGGGGGATGCTGGGAAAGAAGGGACTGAAGGGACTGAAGGGTGAACAAGGCCCCCCTGGACTGGACCAGCCCTGTCCTGTG GGTCGGGATGGATTACCCATACCTGGATGTTGGCATAAG TGA